A single region of the Carassius gibelio isolate Cgi1373 ecotype wild population from Czech Republic chromosome A14, carGib1.2-hapl.c, whole genome shotgun sequence genome encodes:
- the LOC128027516 gene encoding UBX domain-containing protein 1 isoform X3 translates to MAECTTFDSLLEMGFDRNRAEKAVAHTGNQGIERAMDWLMEHENDPDIDEPYVSPAGNTLGTTEEQSQSPTEPPEPSEVAEQEGDPKQPISEEERKEQVKRLEELMKIRQEEKSERERKEEIEREKQRMKQGQELLHVKQKLQDDEMKKLADQRRREKMEDRLAKQRVKEKIARDREERARKFGGGSSSTGLSSPPSEAPLQSPPENQEASPPKKDYDDCRIQVRLLDGSTMSTVFKAQEPLAAVRVYVQMNGANGQDFNLITPYPRRVFTDLDMEKPLSELGLVPSAVLVVIKK, encoded by the exons ATGGCTGAGTGCACTACATTTGATAGTCTGCTGGAAATGGGCTTCGACAGAAACCGAGC GGAGAAGGCAGTAGCACATACTGGAAACCAGGGCATTGAGAGAGCCATGGACTG GTTAATGGAGCATGAGAATGATCCAGATATAGATGAGCCTTATGTTTCGCCCGCTGGAAATACTCTCGGCACAACAGAAGAACAGAGCCAGTCTCCCACAGAACCTCCTGAAC CTAGTGAAGTGGCTGAACAAGAGGGTGATCCTAAACAACCTATTTCAGAGGAAGAAAGGAAGGAACAAGTTAAACG ACTGGAGGAGTTGATGAAGATAAGACAGGAGGAGAAGAGTGAGAGAGAACGAAAGGAGGAAATAGAAAGAGAGAAGCAGAGGATGAAACAGGGCCAAGAGCTGCTGCATGTTAAACAGAAGCTTCAAGACGACGAAATGAAGAAGCTAGCGGACCAGCGCAGGAGAGAGAAGATGGAGGACAGGCTTGCCAA GCAGCGAGTTAAAGAAAAGATTGCACGAGACAGAGAGGAGAGAGCACGAAAG TTTGGAGGTGGTTCATCAAGCACGGGTTTGTCATCTCCCCCGTCTGAAGCCCCTCTGCAGTCTCCACCTGAGAACCAAGAGGCTTCTCCTCCTAAGAAAGACTACGATGACTGTCGGATACAG GTGCGTCTTCTAGATGGATCCACCATGAGCACCGTGTTCAAGGCTCAGGAGCCTCTGGCTGCTGTGAGAGTCTATGTTCAGATGAATGGAGCAAACGGACAGGATTTCAACCTCATCACCCCATATCCCAGACGTGTGTTCACAGATCTAGACATGGAAAAACCCCTGAGTGAGCTGG
- the LOC128027516 gene encoding UBX domain-containing protein 1 isoform X5, with protein MAECTTFDSLLEMGFDRNRAEKAVAHTGNQGIERAMDWLMEHENDPDIDEPYVSPAGNTLGTTEEQSQSPTEPPEPSEVAEQEGDPKQPISEEERKEQVKRLEELMKIRQEEKSERERKEEIEREKQRMKQGQELLHVKQKLQDDEMKKLADQRRREKMEDRLAKQRVKEKIARDREERARKFGGGSSSTGLSSPPSEAPLQSPPENQEASPPKKDYDDCRIQVLPPFTLNTVFKWSIDSRMMLN; from the exons ATGGCTGAGTGCACTACATTTGATAGTCTGCTGGAAATGGGCTTCGACAGAAACCGAGC GGAGAAGGCAGTAGCACATACTGGAAACCAGGGCATTGAGAGAGCCATGGACTG GTTAATGGAGCATGAGAATGATCCAGATATAGATGAGCCTTATGTTTCGCCCGCTGGAAATACTCTCGGCACAACAGAAGAACAGAGCCAGTCTCCCACAGAACCTCCTGAAC CTAGTGAAGTGGCTGAACAAGAGGGTGATCCTAAACAACCTATTTCAGAGGAAGAAAGGAAGGAACAAGTTAAACG ACTGGAGGAGTTGATGAAGATAAGACAGGAGGAGAAGAGTGAGAGAGAACGAAAGGAGGAAATAGAAAGAGAGAAGCAGAGGATGAAACAGGGCCAAGAGCTGCTGCATGTTAAACAGAAGCTTCAAGACGACGAAATGAAGAAGCTAGCGGACCAGCGCAGGAGAGAGAAGATGGAGGACAGGCTTGCCAA GCAGCGAGTTAAAGAAAAGATTGCACGAGACAGAGAGGAGAGAGCACGAAAG TTTGGAGGTGGTTCATCAAGCACGGGTTTGTCATCTCCCCCGTCTGAAGCCCCTCTGCAGTCTCCACCTGAGAACCAAGAGGCTTCTCCTCCTAAGAAAGACTACGATGACTGTCGGATACAGGTACTGCCTCCTTTCACTCTTAACACAGTGTTCAAGTGGTCCATAGATTCCAGAATGATGTTGAATTGA
- the LOC128027516 gene encoding UBX domain-containing protein 1 isoform X2 — protein MAECTTFDSLLEMGFDRNRAEKAVAHTGNQGIERAMDWLMEHENDPDIDEPYVSPAGNTLGTTEEQSQSPTEPPEPSEVAEQEGDPKQPISEEERKEQVKRLEELMKIRQEEKSERERKEEIEREKQRMKQGQELLHVKQKLQDDEMKKLADQRRREKMEDRLAKQRVKEKIARDREERARKFGGGSSSTGLSSPPSEAPLQSPPENQEASPPKKDYDDCRIQVRLLDGSTMSTVFKAQEPLAAVRVYVQMNGANGQDFNLITPYPRRVFTDLDMEKPLSELGWTIVMGSSLAFPKRPLDSCSSSRTLLPGF, from the exons ATGGCTGAGTGCACTACATTTGATAGTCTGCTGGAAATGGGCTTCGACAGAAACCGAGC GGAGAAGGCAGTAGCACATACTGGAAACCAGGGCATTGAGAGAGCCATGGACTG GTTAATGGAGCATGAGAATGATCCAGATATAGATGAGCCTTATGTTTCGCCCGCTGGAAATACTCTCGGCACAACAGAAGAACAGAGCCAGTCTCCCACAGAACCTCCTGAAC CTAGTGAAGTGGCTGAACAAGAGGGTGATCCTAAACAACCTATTTCAGAGGAAGAAAGGAAGGAACAAGTTAAACG ACTGGAGGAGTTGATGAAGATAAGACAGGAGGAGAAGAGTGAGAGAGAACGAAAGGAGGAAATAGAAAGAGAGAAGCAGAGGATGAAACAGGGCCAAGAGCTGCTGCATGTTAAACAGAAGCTTCAAGACGACGAAATGAAGAAGCTAGCGGACCAGCGCAGGAGAGAGAAGATGGAGGACAGGCTTGCCAA GCAGCGAGTTAAAGAAAAGATTGCACGAGACAGAGAGGAGAGAGCACGAAAG TTTGGAGGTGGTTCATCAAGCACGGGTTTGTCATCTCCCCCGTCTGAAGCCCCTCTGCAGTCTCCACCTGAGAACCAAGAGGCTTCTCCTCCTAAGAAAGACTACGATGACTGTCGGATACAG GTGCGTCTTCTAGATGGATCCACCATGAGCACCGTGTTCAAGGCTCAGGAGCCTCTGGCTGCTGTGAGAGTCTATGTTCAGATGAATGGAGCAAACGGACAGGATTTCAACCTCATCACCCCATATCCCAGACGTGTGTTCACAGATCTAGACATGGAAAAACCCCTGAGTGAGCTGG
- the LOC128027516 gene encoding UBX domain-containing protein 1 isoform X1 → MAECTTFDSLLEMGFDRNRAEKAVAHTGNQGIERAMDWLMEHENDPDIDEPYVSPAGNTLGTTEEQSQSPTEPPEPSEVAEQEGDPKQPISEEERKEQVKRLEELMKIRQEEKSERERKEEIEREKQRMKQGQELLHVKQKLQDDEMKKLADQRRREKMEDRLAKQRVKEKIARDREERARKFGGGSSSTGLSSPPSEAPLQSPPENQEASPPKKDYDDCRIQVRLLDGSTMSTVFKAQEPLAAVRVYVQMNGANGQDFNLITPYPRRVFTDLDMEKPLSELAGWTIVMGSSLAFPKRPLDSCSSSRTLLPGF, encoded by the exons ATGGCTGAGTGCACTACATTTGATAGTCTGCTGGAAATGGGCTTCGACAGAAACCGAGC GGAGAAGGCAGTAGCACATACTGGAAACCAGGGCATTGAGAGAGCCATGGACTG GTTAATGGAGCATGAGAATGATCCAGATATAGATGAGCCTTATGTTTCGCCCGCTGGAAATACTCTCGGCACAACAGAAGAACAGAGCCAGTCTCCCACAGAACCTCCTGAAC CTAGTGAAGTGGCTGAACAAGAGGGTGATCCTAAACAACCTATTTCAGAGGAAGAAAGGAAGGAACAAGTTAAACG ACTGGAGGAGTTGATGAAGATAAGACAGGAGGAGAAGAGTGAGAGAGAACGAAAGGAGGAAATAGAAAGAGAGAAGCAGAGGATGAAACAGGGCCAAGAGCTGCTGCATGTTAAACAGAAGCTTCAAGACGACGAAATGAAGAAGCTAGCGGACCAGCGCAGGAGAGAGAAGATGGAGGACAGGCTTGCCAA GCAGCGAGTTAAAGAAAAGATTGCACGAGACAGAGAGGAGAGAGCACGAAAG TTTGGAGGTGGTTCATCAAGCACGGGTTTGTCATCTCCCCCGTCTGAAGCCCCTCTGCAGTCTCCACCTGAGAACCAAGAGGCTTCTCCTCCTAAGAAAGACTACGATGACTGTCGGATACAG GTGCGTCTTCTAGATGGATCCACCATGAGCACCGTGTTCAAGGCTCAGGAGCCTCTGGCTGCTGTGAGAGTCTATGTTCAGATGAATGGAGCAAACGGACAGGATTTCAACCTCATCACCCCATATCCCAGACGTGTGTTCACAGATCTAGACATGGAAAAACCCCTGAGTGAGCTGG